The sequence ATTTATTGCAATGACAAGATCACAAGATTGGCTTATGCTTTGTGTGCGTGGAGTTTATGACATTATGTTTGTGATTCTTGTGGGATTCAAGGATATGTGATTTAAAGAAAAACATATCGCGGTTTTTAGATAGAATGGGTAGGATATTATCATTGAAGCTCCATAGACCATACCTATTTGACTTATAAAAGCTATCTCACCTGTCATGGATTTTCAAATTGCTTCCATTTTTCACTAAATACCATTAGAGCTTGAGATGAATGGGGGCGGGGACGAACGGGGTAGGCGGAGCAGTTGCCACCTCCGTTTTTAATATTTGTATGGATTCataaatttttatgcatgatataTTAACGAAAGCATGGCTTTGCCTGCATTAAAAATTTACCATACCAGCTACATTGTATTACTTGATGTTAAGGATTTTGTGTGGAGTATCTTGGAAAAAGGACAAGTGCCGCACTAAAGGACGGATGAATCACCCCAATTCAAGGGAAAGAAGCCCACCAAAACACAAAATTGTCAACCTGATGGAATATGTGATTGTGTTTGGAATAGTTATTTAATGGAAGATTTTTGTCCTTACTTGTTTGGTGTTGAACGAAGAGTTTCTTTTCGAATTTACGAGGAcgcattttgtttttgtggttTCAGCCTCTTCTTCAAGCAAGAAATGGAACTGTCTTTAATTGGTCTTCAGAACGCAGGAAAAACTTCTCTCGTTAATGTTATTGCTGTAAgttaatatatattatcttttCATACACCGGTTTCCAAGTTTTAGCACAAGTTTTTCATTAACCTCATGGATAAACCGAGCTTtgcatttttattaattttttagacCGGTGGATACAGTGAAGATATGATCCCTACGGTTAGTTTCCTTTCCCGTGGTTCTGTGTGgtcttaaatttttaaaattcagttACCCATGATTCTATTCCGGATTATTGAAGCATTTCAAGATATCTGTTTAGTGACTTCTTTTATTTTGCAGGTGGGATTTAATATGCGAAAGGTCATTAAAGGAAACGTCACGATGAAACTGTGGGATCTTGGAGGTCAACCAAGATTTCGCAGCATGTGGGAGAGATACTGTCGCGCGGTTTCTGCCATTGTGTATGCTACTCACACCATCTTCAGTTTCTTATACAAGTGCTTTTTAGTTTACTTGAAGGGCATTCATTCATTTTGAATGAAACTCAGCAACTTACATATATAGTACTTTGTTAATTTAAGACTGGAGTCATGTTTCTTGACTTAATCCGATTCTTTCACATCTTCGGGTGCAGATACGTGGTTGATGCTGCCGATCAAGACAACATTAATATCTCTAAACGAGAGCTTCATGATTTGCTGGGCAAACAATCACTCAGCGGCATTCCTTTGCTGGTAGTAGGAAACAAGATCGACAAGCCTCAAGTCGTGTCTAAACAGGAGTTAACTGATCAAATGTGAGCGCCGTCGTATGTTGATGTACTTTTTTCCTTGCATGTTGTGTGTTGTGTAATCTAAAAGTAGGATAATGCCGTGCAGGGATTTGAAATCTCTAACTGGGCGAGAGGTCTGTTGCTATATGATCTCGTGCAAGAACTCGGCGAATATCGACCAGGTTATTGAATGGCTAGTGAAGCACTCGAGGTTGAGGAGCTGAGTATGAGTTCCATACTGCATGGATTTCTATCGTTTTTCTCGCTGATACATAATCAACCTGTACatcctttctttttttatttttgggctctaattTGCTTGCTGCTTTCTTCGAAGTTGGCAGTGTTCTGTATATTTAGTTACATTTGATTCTTACCACAAAAGAGTTTAACATTTGGCTTTAGGACAAATTCATTATCTACTTCGATTTGACGGCTGGAATACATTTGTGT comes from Henckelia pumila isolate YLH828 chromosome 4, ASM3356847v2, whole genome shotgun sequence and encodes:
- the LOC140865755 gene encoding ADP-ribosylation factor-like protein 8a; its protein translation is MGVCHCTIYNRINQLLALVWKKRKIFERSIGRTQTEERSIKFPSRRESIVAMGFLDAFLNWLRSLFFKQEMELSLIGLQNAGKTSLVNVIATGGYSEDMIPTVGFNMRKVIKGNVTMKLWDLGGQPRFRSMWERYCRAVSAIVYVVDAADQDNINISKRELHDLLGKQSLSGIPLLVVGNKIDKPQVVSKQELTDQMDLKSLTGREVCCYMISCKNSANIDQVIEWLVKHSRLRS